CATGGTATTAAAAAAGCAAAGCAACATTATTCCTGTTGGTCCTGAAGACACTGCTTCTTCTCCCTTCCATCTGCATGCTAATCTGATCAAATGGAGAAAGGAACACACGCACGCACACACAGAAATATATATTCGTTGAAAGATTTCGAGCTGCTATTACTGCAAATATGTAATTATAGTAAGCTGCTGACTTGCCTTTTTGAACAGCAGGGAAGAAAAACAATCCATACAATTAAAAAGTCACACCACATTTAGGTTGAAAATTTATATGATGTACAACACATGTTTTGGGTAAAAGATTGATTCCAAAATTAAACTATAAATAGATGGAGGAGCAGAATATTCTGGGCACTCCAAGCTATAATATTAATGCTCTTGAATGAGGTGACATCTATACACATGTTAACCTATGAATAACTTATCATCTTAGATAAACATATAGAGACAAGAATTtgggaaaataaagaaaacgaTGGCAAACTCTCAGACAAAAAGCAATGTACATACATCAACTTAGGCTCGATGATTAAACTtactagtttttttttccaCCTCCATCATCAGCAATATGCAAAAACCCCGAAATGTCTTGGCTTCAACGTCTTATATTTTCAGTTATGTTCTACTACCACCTCTTGTTTTTAACTGCCGGCCTCCTTAACTTTGCTGCACACTTTTTATGCAGCTACTTCATTGGACTTTTTAGCTTTTATAGTGCCCTTCCCATTGGGATAAGTTAATTTAACAGAAATTGGTGTTTTCTTTGTCGGGCTAGTAATACTTTTAGTGGTCTTGCTTGCTTTATCGTTGACTTTCTTTGGACTTGCATGAACAAGAACTCGGCTTTCCCATGGTCGAGCAGCAACCCAGCGATCCATCCAGCTCCAGCCCCAATTAGCTTTGCCCATTTCATTATTTCCAGATGCAGATACTGTGTTTGAATTGGCCCTCCACTGTAACATAATATTTCAGTAGGAATTCTGTTCTGAAATCGCAGTGTAAACAAGCTGAAAATCGTCATCCAGTTTAATATACCTGATGAGAAAATGCATACGCCATAGCTCGTTCCCGTTTAATAGCTGCTTCTTCTCTCTGGTGAATCCTTGCTAGAATAACTTCCATTGTTTCAGGGCCACCACTCCAATCTATCTGTCAGACGTTCACTCATGTTAGAGAGAAAGAATTTTGTCGGTAGGACTTTAAATTGCACCATGGCCAAGATTAGGCAAACACAACTAGAGGAAAACGATCTAAATATGGGTTTGTGCAAGTTTGTAGTTTGGCTTCTACTTTCTACTTTTTGCTAgagagaacaacaacaacaactactccGCCTTAGTCCCAAATAGAGCATCATTCATAATCTTTGTCAAGTGAGAAGGCATCATAAGACATAGAAACTGTCATGAGCCCCTTGTGACTGGAGTACAAAAAAGATAAACATAATGCAGTTTAAGCATGGAGTTTGTCGAAAAGTTCTTGCACGAGAAGTTTATAGCCTGATTTCTGTTAAAGCAAAGGCATAAGATTATGAGAGTTTAGTGCCAGGAATTATActcatataaaagaaaatgcTGCAAACTGGAGCTTTTATTTCCACACATTCCTTCTAATAgtagaaatttatttttatttatcttgcCACCAAAGAGGAATCTTCTCCAATGGATCATTTACATAGGGTTAACAGAAATGACAATTTAGTTGAatgatcaacaacaacaacccagtgaaatcccacaacgtggggtctggggaatTTAGTTGAATGATCAAGGCAAGAAAATCTCTTGATAGAAGAAAGAGAAAGCAGATACTGATTTGAAGGCTTCAAAGTCTGGGGAAAAAAGCTAGTAGGATAACAATAGCGGGCATAAGAATGTCACTAACTAACCTCTATATTTTGAAGCTTTGTCTCTAGCTTCAATTGATTCTCGTGCTTCTTCCGCTTAAGATGCCCTTCCATTACCATGTGGGCACGACGAGCTCTAATCTCACTTTGCATGGTGTTCCATGAACAGATATAGTTCAAAGCTGATGAAGTTTGTTTTTTCACTGAAGGACGTTGTGTCAGGGACTGTAACCTTGTATTTCCTTTCAATCGACGTAAAGTTTTCCTAGCCTGCAAAGAAAGAAAACTCTACTCAACCTAAAGAGAAGAGTTGAAGCACTTTCTTTTTGGATGATTCAGACAATAGTAAAACAATATCGTCTTGTGAGATAAGAGAAAATGACACCAATAAGAACCTAGAACAACAGCACCTGAGCATCAATTATGCACAGGATTATTTAAACAACTTTCTTACCATGCGCGTGCAGAAGTTTTTTCCATTACAGCAGTAAAATAAAGGTTTCCTTGATTAATGAGAGTTGTTTTCTTTTGGTTTCAAAGGTTTGAAAGATAATATTAGCCTGAGATGAGTTTAAATGGAGTACATGGTCAATGAGGAGTCACATAGCCGACCCCAACTAGTCTAGTGATTGAGGCACATTAATGGTTGTTACAAAGGTTTGAAAGATACACTCCCACTCTTATTTATTACTCCCTCTACTCCACTTCGTTTGACACTCTTTCCTGATTAGTTCATTCTAAAAAGAATGGCACAACAAATGTAATGGAGAGTTTAAGACCTCAAGTTAAAAGTTTTCTTTTATCTATTAAACTGTGTGCCAAGTCAAACTATGTCAAACAAAGTGAAACTGAGGGAGTATAATTTATCAGCTGACTAAAAGGATCTTTGGTCTAAAAGTCCAACATCTAGCTGAGACATCGGGAAGGGCACAATTTGATAGCCCTTGATTAGGAGAAAAGAATATAAAACATATGCAGCAGTTTTTGACGTAGCAATCCCAACCTAAGAGGTCTCTCTCTGCATATTTTGAGGTTATAGAAGCTCTCATCTGACATCATCGGTTCCCTTTTTACTAAATAAATCAATAAGTCACACTGGAAGGATAAAGCCATACAGGATATTTTAGTTCAAGTAATATTAAAAGATTTCACTAGTTAAAGGAGTGATCAAACAAGTGCAGTGGCAGTACAGAAAAGATATCGAAATCATTATGCTGGATACAATACCTCTCCCCTTTCTGGGAGACTGCAATCCTACTTTATAGCATGATACAAATAATTTTGATGGGAAATGTGTTACTAGTCATTTTATGtcacaataataacaaaagaTAGCTTTTGCCCATGCCATGGAATAAGATACCAGTAAATTTTCCAGCATTTTCCGAagtaaattcataattttaccCATTCCTAGTGTCCCAACCCGGTCAAAGATACAAAAGCAACCATAAAGATGAATTGCAGGTGAGCGTTGAATAGTTAGGATGTTTTagatacataaaatatattaaaatgctATGCGCTTTAATTTGTTAGCGTCCTAATTAGGGAGTGTATGTCTGACGATCAGAACAGCAGACAGAAAGGAAGGTTTGTATCACCCTGTAAATGCAATATTTGAGTCTAACGAGAAATAATGAAGAAAAGTCACTCAAGAAATATATAGTTGCGAGAAGaataaatcataaaagcatCTATATgctaattattataaaaaatagttgGATAAAATGCTTTTACCACATAAGCACGGAATGATGTCTGAATCTTAATAGCTGCTCTGTCCTCAATAGGCATTCCAAGTTCCCTTTGATTCTTGATCAAGACACCATTGGTTATTTTAGAAGGCTCTTTCTGCAGGAGATTATCCCCTATGCATCCATTAGATTTTTTGATCACTGATGTTCCCTGTCTCAAACTAAAAATATGAATCCAGTTGATCTTATAAAGTAATGGTGATtcttaaatttataataaaatattgaagGAATGGGTTGTCATGGACTAATGATTGCGGAAGCAGGATATCCAATAATGATAGATCTTGTTGCCTTAAGAGTACAATTTTTGTTTGAAGCACCATACAGAAATTTTAATTTGTGGTCTTAAGAGCTAAGAGTACAACTTTTTGTTTGAAGCaccaattaaaaagaaaaggaaaaagagagcGAAAAGAACAAAGCATTTAAACTTGGTAATCAGAGACAGCAGCCTGTTTTTTTTCCTAAGATCCTAAATACAATGTTAATCAAGCACCTTCCCTTTCTTGCCCACAATTACTATCACATTATGTAATATTATTATTCAGTAGGGACATCTAAGGAAAATGCATTAGCAACGAGACAAGTATGACAGCTTACCTTTATTTTTTTCGATCTCCCATCCTTTGCTTTTCTCATACCGATTACATTCTTAAGCCAGTCTACAGAACCCATTGCAGGTGCTTGTTATATAAGTCTTACTCAGCTGCAGCTCACAGAAAATGGAACATGGAACAGTATTAGTTAGGAAAATATCAAGATTGAAGGTATATCTATTACATATGCCAGGCTCTTATATTTTCTTGCAAGTGGATATTTCAAATGGTTGCACTATCCATGAAAATGTTCTTTAAACTAATCAAATTGACAACAAGAAGCCCTTTTACccataaaaaagaataaaaggaGAAGTAACACTACATAACAGATAAAGAATGAAGCACACAAAAGACAGGCCTACAAGTTTAATAGTCGGAAATTTCACACTGTCTAATCGgtgattaaattaatttatattggaTTTCTGTTTCCTTTAAAGACTTGATGATAGTCTTTTAAATATATCTGAGTTACTTTACAGGCAGCACCAAATTCTTAATCGTTGGCTCGTGTTAACTTCATATTTCTCATTGGTGGTCTGCAGGGAGGTGAGAAATTTTGGTTGACTACAACTCTAGAAGGAAAATGTGTGATCATTACTTCCTAAACTCTGCCAAGATTAGGTTATGTTACCATAACAAGGTATAAGTGCTACTAATATTCAAGGAACTATTGAACAACGAGTGGAATAACTAAATACAGATAGTCCAAAAGTGAGAATGAAATAATGGTGCCCTGGGCCAAAAAAGCTATTCCCATATACTCACATAATCATTCAAACGACTTGTTAAAAGAAGTTCACGCAGCCTAGCCGCTTGACTACATCAGGAATTActtattattacaaaaaactTCACCTGAGCAGAGAAATACACAGTTCTCCCCGAATAATTAGCAAGCAACCAATTAATAACCCCACATCTTCCAAccattataagaaaattatctAACATCTTACATATTTTACAACTGAAATGTTAGGTACTGCTTAATAAATCTCTTATACAAACAACTAGTTTGGATCTCCTTATGATAAGTATTGTCTGAAGCACAACTGCCTGACCTAAAAGATTAACCCTGGAAACCTGTCACAAAATTTCGACCGTGCACAACTTTGTAATGTTCAATGAACAAATGCCTCGTCCGTTTACACCCTAAGCACACAAACTTCAGTCAAACTACTATAACTGTAAAGATCCATTATGTGCTTAGACCTGTTTGATTTAGTCAGAACAAGAATGAACTTGCAAAGCCACTTAGTTCAAATTAGTCATTCTATATAATCAATTATGAATGAAGAGCAACAGGAAGTAACCTAGAGAAATTGAATCAATTCAAATACACATGACTTATTACTTATTCATGATCTAGGTATCGATTCCACTGATCTATAATTCATCCATTTATTCTATGCTAGTGTACAAGAGAAAAGCTCAATAATttaccaccaccaacaacatatccagtggaATTTCACAAGTGTGGTCTAGTATATGCACACCTTAGCACTACCTTCTCGTGGtaaagaggttgtttctgaaagacctCGGCTCAATAATTTACCAAAATCATCTTAATTTCAATTTGGACTCTCAATCCACAAGCCCGTATCATCTCCTAATTTGACTTCTACTACCAAATTGTAACATCTTTAAACACATCTACTGACAGAAACAATATGAAGGAACCAATAATCAATCAAGATGACATcttttgattgctttttcccATTAAGCAGACAGATTCTAATTTCTCTATGAGATTTcgagaaaataaataacacccATAAACATATATCCACCATAGACTAAGAAGAAGAGATAAAAATGTGAACTTTGAAACACAGAACAGAATAAACAAATAGTGGCTACAAGAAAGCATACCAGAGAAAAAAAACCTTCACTTGTTAGCTGTTTCTAGAAAATGGGGCATTTCCAAAATGCAAAGTTAAAACAGAATAAAAAGAGGAAAACCAAGTGACAGAGTAGTGATGGCAGTGGCAAAAAATAGGATGAGTAGAAGAGAAGAAATACTTGAGAAAGATgacataaaaaagaaaagaaaaaacaaaaggtTGGTACAATTTGATTGTTGTTGTGTGGAATATTGATATTTTGGCATGGCCCCCATGACACAAAGTTGTTGagcatgttttccaaaataAGTTGAATCAGATATATATTTGTTGGACTAAAAAGGAGCAATAAATTTACTCTGTTAAAATTGGATTAGAAAAATGGGTCTTTCTGTCCTTAATCAAAGGAATCCCAATCAAGTTTTTTTGTTCTATATTAGTCAATAAACTGCTGCTGTAGGGACAGCACAACCACCATGGCATCCTTTCGGGTTTTGATTGAGATGTTCCTAATCCTTATTAGCACTAAATTATAGGCAATCGTTATGGCATAGTTGTTTTGTACTTTTGCTATTCACTTGTCTTTTCAATTCTACTTTACTTAAATTAAGGGTTTCAACTTTCATAAGGTAGAAATAAGATTGTGATATATTATCCTCTCAAAATTCTATTGTTATTGTGTAAATGATAGAGAAtcgacaattattttttttctaatatgCACAGTATAAATCCTGCTTTAAACCTCTATTGTAATAGTCGCTCAACTTACTCGGTCATCTTTGTGGTTTTCGTAGACCATCTATCAAGAGTAGACAATGGAAACATTGTACTCGGGTACGTTTGTGGGGAAAAAATAGGGTCTTTACCCTAATatctttttcactttttttttaatttcaatctAATGTTTGATATCCACTTTAGGTCAATTCGTGTcgaaaaaatttaaattcactTTGGAGGCAAAGCTCTCCATATAGAAGCTAACTCTATTCTCAATACTTGAAATTTCGAATTAAGGATGTCTAACTACTTACTCCATCATAATCAAAAATTATTATGGATCCACATAAACTCAATAACTTTTActcaaatcatatatatatatattaaaaaatttaaatattacatAAACTTCTAGATCCAACTTTGACCACAACCTTTGGTGTTTGACATAAAACAGTTCTTTTTGCGTTATAAACTACTCTTATAAGGGCAAATTATTCGTTAGTTTTGCAAAAAGTGTTTGTTTGAGCCAAATCTTTAATGGAAgcacataattcacttttaaattttttctgtAGCTCTAacaaactcttctttttttttctttctaaaaactCAATAACTGAGTGTGCAAACTCCAACAACAATTCAAATGCCACGCACCTTAATTTAAAAAGAACAAAGAAGCATAGGTTGTTGTTTTACTTGTTTATCTTCCTTCTTTTTTATGCCACAATGATTGAGGATATGacagaaaaatattattaattatgccAACTTAAGAATTAAGAATCCTCTATTGAATCTGATCTAGTGTGATCGACTAATCTTTTCTTATCCCTTCTTTTCAACATATTTTAAGGTCAAGATGGAAATCTTTTATTATCATcgtatcatattatatatattattaaaagtgaGAAAATTCTAAGTCCAAAATTAGATTATCATTTTGCTCCTACACTAAATTAAATTGCTATAAAATATCTAATTGAAAGACTGTTTTACTCTTGATGCAAGTATGTTTTTCGCACAATTGTAAatataaattcattaaaataataaaactgaagtcataaaaaattaaagagataAAATGTGGGAGAGCCTTTTCAAATTGCCACCGAAATTGTTTTTAACTTCTTTgcttattaaaatattaaatggaTTCAGTGATTGAATCATGGTAAGAAACTTAAtagatttaatatatttattgctCCCACCTTTCCTATTTCCTTATACTTCTTGAACTCCTACaaatttcaaatgttatttatttTGCTCATATTTAGATTGAGAGGCCTTCACAGGAATATGGACAAATTTGAGAACTCATGCTTTTTACAGGAACTGTACTTTTTCTATTTTAGCTAGGCTTCTTATCTGTTATTTCTCTCAATTAGCTTAGATAATTGAGTAGtgcttttaatattattattctaGTTAAGCTATCACAATGTAAATTCTCATAAGGATGAATATGTAGTTCCATGATGACGACTACAGAAGATTTTTAATaatacataattttaatttactaGGATTCAACTATGTAACCTTTATTTATGCTCTAACCCTATGAGATTACTACcaaaatctttttatttttcatcttttccttttctccaaaaattttttttttgagctaATTCGCATGTATCATGTTAGAATATACATCTATTAGTTTGACTTTATAATTATAGcattataaaaaagaaaatagtttaatctttctaattttatattttaatttgttaccTGATAGGTTGTTATCAAGGAGTAGATTcagaatattttaatttttcttgtcAAGAAATGAACATATACTcctatttaattataaaatatcttcAAACATATTGATAATTTGCAATATCTTGTGGCAACTTAgataaaatatacttttaatgCATATATCCAGAGACTAGTGAAAAAAATACAGAAGACAAATATCTTTTAGAAAATAAGGTATGTGTTATGTCTCTTTGCATGTATTAAAGTGGTCCAATTATCATTATAATCTAATCCCAAAGCGTGCACACAACCAATGAATCATACACCAATTGCACATAATTATCTGTACATAATCTTAATTTATCTTGATATTATGGGTTAGTTGTTGAATATTTAAGGTGATCAATGATCATTATTGTTGAGTTgtttaataatgtaattgtAAGGTAGGAAAAATTATAGAGGAAAATGAGTAATAGATATTGTTGTTAGGTGCATTGGGGCCCTAATAGAAATAAGTGCGTTGAAAAAGTTGGGAGCCAGGTTGATGGAAACTGGTCCCGGCGGGGCTCGAACCCGCGACCTTCGGCTCATAAGACCAACGCTCTAACCAACTGAGCTACGGGACCCCGTTGATCTTAAATTGATCTTTTTATATAATTCTACAAGATCATACTCGAGGGGCATTTTGTAGTTGTTGTGCTTGAGCAATAGTGATTATACTATGCTTAGTTTTTCACTTGCAATTGGTCACTGTTGCAAACAGATGGAACGTATTAAGAGTGTCTTTGCAATAGGTAACTACAGTGAAATATCACatcatattaaaaatattgttaAACTTATTTTGCAAAAACACCTCTTCTTTCTCTTAATTCTCTATAGCCCTAGGTTTAATGTAGCTTCAAACATGACAATACataaaatctaatcaaatacATCAAATGAGATAAAAATTCATGGAAATGATATAACATGatcatttcctttttttttattcaaaaccTTTTACAAGTCTTCATGAAAAAAAGatacatttttcctttttctttttgagttgaGAGAACGGGTTTTCTTAGGGTTGTGTGGGTACTATTATGATTATCATCATTAGACCCAACCAAATACACATTCAAGAAGGTAAAACAGCACCACAGAGAAAGGGTATAGAGAAAATGCTAAGATACAAGTCCAAAGTGGATATGTGGTGCTGAAAAATGCAAGAACGCCAATTACAGAGCAAACCACCAAAATTATTAGCACTTCAGCTGAATAATTCCATTTTAGATCCTTTATACACACCACAGCCAAAAGTGTTGCCATGCCCAGGATGTTGTTCATGATCACTCCTCCATATATCTGTCAAATAACAATCACACTTTTAGAACAATCAAacttcaagtttttttttttaaaggtcAACACATCCAGTTTTTTTGTGTAATGTTAGACATTGACCAGTTAattgttttcttaaaaaattactCCCTTCATTTCTTTTTAAGTGTCTTGCTTTCCGTTTTAGTATGTTTTAAAAAGAACATCTCTTGTTATATTTGATAACTTTCTGAATCCAACATTGTACATGACTTGTTTGAGATCACAAAATTCAAAGAACATTTTGAGACACTACACATATCCTTAGTTTAACATCATAAGATTCAAAACTCTAACTTCATGTCTAGTCAAACTAAGATACTTGAATTAAAATGGAGGGAGTACAAAAACAATAGTATAAAGGTTCTACAATCATAATAAAATGTTTGAACAAATcattgtgtgtgtgtgtgtgagagagagagagagagttaaaCCTCTGAGAATGTCAAAGATGCAGTTATTGAACTCTTTTGACTTGCTGGAAATATTGCTGCTATTGCCATTCTTGCATTTAGAGCTAGAGGTACCATAACAAAAGGGATAAGGAAAGAAGGAATCCCCATAGCATCTGATAAATCTTCTATGCTAGTCACTAGAGGTTTTGCACATAATGTCAGTATTGCAATCCCCAACAAAACTTGAAGCACAGATTTGTTAAATTTCCATGTCAACAAATAGTTGATTTCTCCATCCTTTTCCACCTCATACACTAATTTGTCAACTTCACTCCACATAATCTACAAAACAAAGCCACATATAGTGCTGAGATTTGTCAACTGTATTAAGCATTTGTGTTTAGATATATTTATAGAGAGCAATGCTAGCTACTTTACCTTGTCATATTCATCAATGGCCTTTTTCTTGTCTGGACATTTAGTCACACTAATGGCCTCATTGAGCCATTTTGCCATCCCATGGACAAATTCATCTTCATCGATCATATCATTACCATTTCTATCAAAATCCCTCAACACTTTCTTGACAGTGTCATCGCGATTGATTTCAACTTCTCCAAATTTCACTGAACCTATTAGTTCTTCTAATTCAGGTTTTGTTATGGCGTTGTTCCCGTCAAAGTCATACTGATGGAAGATCCTTCCACAATGTAAACAGAGATGAATAGAAATAGAAAGGTCTAAGCCTTTTATTCTTTGGATTTGATACTAATAATATAATGAATTCTTAAACTGTCAGCATGTACTGTTAAATTAACAAGAGCAACTTACTCTTTAATACGTTCGATATTGGGGGTTCCATCATCTTTGACAAGGTGTTCAGCTTCTAATGCTTGAGTTTGAACATGCTTCAAAAGTCTTGCCATTATATGCTCAATTTCAGCAATTTCATCCCTTTGCCTCTTACTATATTTCTCAACAGCCTGTTGAGGAAATTATGATTGAAGCCACAAGTAATTCAATTACTCAATATGAATTGAACCTTACGATAAGTAAAGAGTTCACTTGCCTTGCGTAAAATCCTTTTAGAATTTGAATCATCACTTTGAGCTAATTGTGTTGCTTCTTCGATCCATTTTTTGCATCCTTCGACAAACTCTTCCTCCTGGATTATTTTGTCGTTGTTTTGGTCAAAAGAATTCAATATCTTAGAAATAGCATAATCCTTGTCCACGTCAACCTTCCCTGATTGCATTTCAAGAATAAGATTCTCCAGTTCAGCAAGTGTTAGGCATTTGTTGGCATCTCTATCAGTCTCTTGGAATAATCTGAAAAAGAAAAGGTTACAAATTAGTCTTATCATCTTCATTTATAATAGACTTCCTTGTTTTCTAAGATCTCTCATTACCTTTTAATGACATCAATATCAGGTTGCCCTTCTTCATTAATGAGCTTCCCTCTTGCATGCCTTTGTACATGATGCAGAAATCCTGTTAGCAAATGCTCATATTTGGAGTAGTTTAAACTTCTTTCTTGCATCCAAGGATCCAAAAACTGATgaataaattcataaattaagaGCGATACACGAATCCAAGGCCTACAACTAGGATACATTCATGAGTACAAAATTTGTTAACAACATATGAACAGAGATGGATCCAGCATGtggtaaaagaaataaaattggaTATACGTAATAACTAACATCCATTTCTAAATCTACCGACTCTAAATTCAGTATCCAACTCAGCAAATACAGAACATTCTTAGTGTTATCAGTTCGAAGTTTTGATTACCTGGTATAGGAAGTATGACACCAAAAGAATGAGTGATACTGTAAGTGTGATGAAAATTAGAATACGCCTTCCAAGGAATGAGTTGAAAGCAGTGACTGGCTGAACTAGTACAAATGGGATCAAGGAAAGGAGCATAATTCCAGCAGTGTAAGTAGTTTCCTTGTCAATTGTAACGCCAGTTTCtgtaacatatacatatatttcaGCATAGAATTAAACAAAATATACTACATATCAGCAAATCAAATTCAAGAATGTGAAAGAAAGAATGAAATACCACTTAAGCCCTTCAATCTTTTGAAAGGTGAAGATTCTGCAGGTTGGAAAATTGGTTTATCTGTCATATTTTTAGTGCCATATATCAAACATATTCCCCACATTAAAGTGAGATTGAAGACTGTGGCTCCAACAGTAGTGCTAATTCCAGAAGAGATTTGGTTCTGAGCTTTCTCTTTACTAGCAGTAACTCCAGATGCTACAAAACAAAGTAACTTTAAATTCAGTCCAATTTGTTCATGTTGTTTAATTTCTATATCCATTTTACCTTCACCATGTCTACCATGTATAAACGATTCTCCAATTGATGACTTTTCAGTTTTTGAACATGAAGGCTtgctttttaatttcttagtcCTCTTCTTTAGCAGTTGCTTACACACAGCAAGCTGGCCTCATAACATATCTTAGCTAGACCAGTATTAGTTGGGATATCACATAAGAGGAATTCCATTATAGGAGTTCTCCAAAAGATATCCTGGTTGTCAAATTGCTAACAACTcgattttgttccttttttctGTCTTTGAAGGAGAGGGAACTAACGAACTCTACCTGGAATACCTATGTGTCTTAATTAAGTTGCTGATTGGAACTATGCTTATCCTGATAGGAAATAAGATATTCAAATAAATACTAATTGTATAGTGAATCTTTATTCATCTACTGTAATTTCATGTAAATAGGAGGCAAGAAAACTAATACAAAATTTATTGAGAAAGCAAGCTAAACTTGGTGTACTATAGTCTATAGACCACTGAACCAACAGTTACATTAGGTAACACCAACTTCCTGCCTAGGGATGGCCCCGATCACATGGCTCTTACCGGAAGGACTTGGTTAAAAAATAAAGTTGCACCGTTGCTATTAGTTATAGCTTTTGGCAATGATGATAAGCGCTTAATCCTATCAAGTTATATTCCAAgcttattattaatataaatgaCTAACCAATGACCATGATAATCCTGGGCAAAGTCTTCAAGATTTGAAAAATAGTGGCACCAAAAATGCCAGTGCCAAGAATATTGAAGAGAGTCTTGCTTCCTCTTGAGACTAGTCCTTCCCCTGTATTCAGCAAGTATTGGTACACTCCTATCAAGAAAATGTAGCCTGCAATGTTGTTTGCACATGGAAAAACACCATACACCTGGTGACATGTtttgccagaagaagaaagcaaGGGTGGCCTAAATTCTTGATT
The sequence above is a segment of the Solanum dulcamara chromosome 11, daSolDulc1.2, whole genome shotgun sequence genome. Coding sequences within it:
- the LOC129874965 gene encoding protein IQ-DOMAIN 9-like, which codes for MGSVDWLKNVIGMRKAKDGRSKKIKGTSVIKKSNGCIGDNLLQKEPSKITNGVLIKNQRELGMPIEDRAAIKIQTSFRAYVARKTLRRLKGNTRLQSLTQRPSVKKQTSSALNYICSWNTMQSEIRARRAHMVMEGHLKRKKHENQLKLETKLQNIEIDWSGGPETMEVILARIHQREEAAIKRERAMAYAFSHQWRANSNTVSASGNNEMGKANWGWSWMDRWVAARPWESRVLVHASPKKVNDKASKTTKSITSPTKKTPISVKLTYPNGKGTIKAKKSNEVAA
- the LOC129873618 gene encoding sodium/calcium exchanger NCL1-like, whose amino-acid sequence is MASLSLCFITFIFLLLGKVQGRVLKLNSSDNNQLLNISYGIDQLISNQEFRPPLLSSSGKTCHQVYGVFPCANNIAGYIFLIGVYQYLLNTGEGLVSRGSKTLFNILGTGIFGATIFQILKTLPRIIMVIASGVTASKEKAQNQISSGISTTVGATVFNLTLMWGICLIYGTKNMTDKPIFQPAESSPFKRLKGLSETGVTIDKETTYTAGIMLLSLIPFVLVQPVTAFNSFLGRRILIFITLTVSLILLVSYFLYQFLDPWMQERSLNYSKYEHLLTGFLHHVQRHARGKLINEEGQPDIDVIKRLFQETDRDANKCLTLAELENLILEMQSGKVDVDKDYAISKILNSFDQNNDKIIQEEEFVEGCKKWIEEATQLAQSDDSNSKRILRKAVEKYSKRQRDEIAEIEHIMARLLKHVQTQALEAEHLVKDDGTPNIERIKEIFHQYDFDGNNAITKPELEELIGSVKFGEVEINRDDTVKKVLRDFDRNGNDMIDEDEFVHGMAKWLNEAISVTKCPDKKKAIDEYDKIMWSEVDKLVYEVEKDGEINYLLTWKFNKSVLQVLLGIAILTLCAKPLVTSIEDLSDAMGIPSFLIPFVMVPLALNARMAIAAIFPASQKSSITASLTFSEIYGGVIMNNILGMATLLAVVCIKDLKWNYSAEVLIILVVCSVIGVLAFFSTTYPLWTCILAFSLYPFSVVLFYLLECVFGWV